In Bdellovibrionales bacterium, the following proteins share a genomic window:
- the flgL gene encoding flagellar hook-associated protein FlgL: MRIADKMSFEQVNSNLAKNRSEMSQLQNQAATQKRVTKPSDDPVAAARVLGSRVELSGTKQYIKNLDFARSFLEITDQSLGELTDQLIRAKELALSQAGDAGSNELSRDVVATEIEQIYNQIVQIGNRQHGDRFIFSGFKTTTSPFDINGFYSGDSGEMMIHVDKGSFLAMNIPGAKVFLGEGLSKDGITHGTTQQARTIEEFVEQGQSQEIKSEPKKTDSESALYQREPSSGRGGTYQSDKQKEPVKSISGVNLFAVVSGLTTALRANDKGAVQDALEYLDAATSQVVMARSQVGSRVMTLNSAMETLQKSKVDSNAFISQMEDADTFEVVSDINKAESTLKATLATSGKLIQPSLLDFLR, from the coding sequence ATGCGAATTGCTGACAAGATGAGTTTTGAACAGGTGAACAGTAATCTCGCAAAAAACCGATCGGAGATGTCCCAACTTCAGAATCAAGCAGCCACCCAAAAGCGGGTGACTAAACCAAGTGACGACCCAGTGGCGGCAGCACGAGTGTTGGGTTCTCGAGTCGAACTTTCCGGTACGAAACAATATATAAAAAACCTCGATTTCGCTCGATCATTTCTTGAAATAACAGATCAATCATTGGGTGAATTGACCGATCAATTGATACGCGCCAAAGAATTGGCATTGAGCCAGGCGGGTGATGCCGGGTCAAACGAGCTTTCTCGTGATGTCGTTGCCACGGAGATTGAGCAGATTTACAATCAAATTGTTCAAATCGGCAATCGCCAACACGGTGATCGTTTTATTTTCTCTGGTTTTAAGACGACAACCTCTCCCTTTGATATCAATGGATTCTATAGCGGCGACAGCGGCGAAATGATGATTCATGTGGATAAGGGTTCATTTTTGGCCATGAATATTCCCGGGGCAAAAGTTTTCTTAGGAGAGGGATTGTCAAAAGATGGGATCACTCATGGAACGACTCAACAGGCTCGAACGATCGAAGAATTTGTTGAGCAGGGTCAATCTCAGGAAATAAAATCGGAGCCGAAGAAGACAGATTCTGAATCCGCACTGTACCAACGTGAACCATCTTCTGGTCGTGGTGGGACCTATCAAAGCGATAAGCAAAAGGAACCCGTTAAATCAATCTCAGGGGTGAATCTTTTTGCTGTCGTATCTGGTCTCACTACGGCCCTGAGAGCAAATGACAAGGGGGCAGTTCAGGACGCCCTTGAATATTTGGACGCAGCGACTTCTCAAGTTGTGATGGCTCGATCGCAGGTTGGCTCGCGTGTGATGACTTTGAATTCTGCAATGGAGACTTTGCAGAAATCCAAGGTTGATAGCAATGCGTTCATCTCCCAAATGGAAGATGCCGACACCTTTGAAGTTGTGAGCGATATCAACAAAGCGGAGAGCACCCTCAAGGCGACCCTCGCCACAAGCGGAAAGTTGATTCAACCGTCCTTATTGGATTTTCTGAGATAA